One window of Pyxicephalus adspersus chromosome 4, UCB_Pads_2.0, whole genome shotgun sequence genomic DNA carries:
- the PASK gene encoding PAS domain-containing serine/threonine-protein kinase → MQASVVPGSPSSPLHSVSLLSKSFPQLPNPRRRRHGGRTRDPWNTASLTGDDWSSYSLSSAASNNIIRSPLESGSGLQTPDDTIHSLPSCVRSSSRAVLTVSTKTTQVEAVRNGGDVIILRLWIRRLQSQCLLFLETAQTITTVLSFRQDGRIVSCDLPCAQLYGYTDPEEVLGLHITDLMPSVQVPNQKEMSQSIQHQKVVGVSRDGVTFPLSLTLIEDFAEDVTSVEEYYGSITVLSSISGLITLLPDGSIKGLNGTISRFLFGYERSQLLGKNITFLIPGFYHYMRSAEEESLLLTPPKDIRAPARSCEVLYSSEPNGTCSPPLILTESVAKNTSIRFSRLSPVEADISAKRVENQPGMYPSQGHSERRDYCAGISVQRCKSDDPLEGVQHPTCRIVVSPSSPQSTRTAVGQHQFASTSLPDQCSLGMPGCCLSPETPVQDEQLDRGPAVGKCMLHDLLPGVDMEPLTHCLKGLSLTGNYNKQKAMDVNKPKDYLDACLGLEYDEISSSHCTTSMNKKHPPPNCAPVTAQVMSSFSHSLFPAVAPSSCTESAGILQHDTPLPSVDVSESNNFTCTDQDIPCMLPLTSHHLPLCHSSPVTSKQSFPQRKSFKNTDPPPHYSSSAIPTHSPEHSAEDVYTNNIPSTDTETMYSAPQGLLHALDNARPEQHIDGLDCDLPNISQEISSSHIGAETPREENSQFTSTPLKNGSVRSLALMPTIHSHDLVLPTSSNNGEIKEGNFTGCCHHQDGSRLYIQFEVHSVLSDGSPLFNVWVTKDLMQSQREAIARTQLLLSSLASSSQSLLEQSERSLGELIRSSAEAGHCTEIQDLQTLGACDGEYDQHYETLYPLGKGAFGFVWSAKHREDAKEVVVKFIRKDRVLDDCWVQDSEFGRVTQEISILSRLQHPNIIKVLGVFENETFFQLVMELHGDALDLFDFIDNQPNLDEPLASYIFRQLVSAVGYLHSHYILHRDIKDENIIIAPDFTIKLVDFGSAARLQPGKLFSTFCGTTEYCAPEVLLGNPYPGPELELWSLGVTLYTLIYGENPFCEVEEILEAELNPPFAVSQELQDLISGLLHRDPEMRMTLDELLRDLWVTQPVNLAEYTWEEVYPPASSQKDEGLEQFPVSYSTEWNGDFGSRKD, encoded by the exons GTCGAAGCAGTGCGAAATGGAGGAGATGTGATCATATTGCGTTTGTGGATACGCAGATTACAGAGCCAGTGTCTGTTGTTTCTGGAAACTGCACAGACTATTACAACTGTTCTATCATTTCGGCAGGAT GGCCGTATTGTTTCCTGCGATCTCCCGTGTGCTCAGCTTTATGGCTACACAGACCCGGAGGAGGTTCTGGGGCTGCACATTACAGACTTAATGCCATCAGTTCAAGTCCCCAACCAAAAAGAAAtgtcacag agcatcCAGCACCAGAAAGTTGTGGGTGTGTCACGTGATGGTGTCACCTTCCCTCTAAGTCTGACTCTGATAGAGGACTTTGCAGAAGATGTCACTTCAGTGGAAGAATACTATGGTAGTATAACTGTCCTGTCCTCTATCAGTGGCCTAATTACACTTTTACCTGATGGATCGATCAAAGGTTTGAATGGAACAATTTCACGCTTTCTGTTTGGATATGAGAGATCACAGCTCCTGGGAAAG AACATTACTTTTCTGATTCCTGGATTTTACCACTACATGCGAAGTGCTGAAGAAGAATCATTGCTGCTGACACCTCCAAAGGACATACGAGCTCCAGCCAGATCCTGTGAGGTCCTCTACAGTAGTGAGCCTA atggaactt gttccccaccactgattctaacagagagtgttgctaaaaacacaagcatcagattctctcGCCTCTCTCCTGTggaagcggatatttccgcgaaacgcgtagagaatcaACCcggaatgtatccctcacagggacactctgaaaggagagattatt GTGCAGGGATATCTGTACAGAGATGCAAATCTGATGATCCTTTGGAAGGAGTTCAACATCCTACTTGTCGTATTGTAGTGAGTCCCTCATCACCTCAGTCTACAAG gaCAGCTGTTGGGCAGCATCAGTTTGCTTCCACGTCTCTTCCAGATCAGTGCAGCTTGGGTATGCCAGGATGTTGTCTGTCTCCTGAAACTCCAGTACAGGATGAGCAGTTGGACAGAGGACCAGCTGTTGGGAAATGCATGCTTCATGACCTCCTTCCAGGGGTGGATATGGAGCCACTTACCCACTGTTTGAAAGGCTTGAGCTTAACTGGAAATTACAATAAGCAGAAAGCAATGGATGTAAACAAGCCTAAAGATTATCTAGATGCCTGTCTTGGCTTGGAGTATGATGAAATTAGCTCCAGTCACTGTACTACTTCTATGAACAAAAAACATCCACCACCTAATTGTGCCCCAGTTACAGCCCAAGTAATGTCATCTTTCAGCCATTCTCTATTTCCAGCAGTCGCTCCTTCCAGTTGCACCGAGTCTGCTGGGATATTGCAACATGACACTCCTCTGCCATCTGTAGATGTTTCCGAATCCAATAATTTTACTTGCACAGATCAAGATATTCCCTGTATGTTGCCACTCACTTCACATCATCTTCCTTTATGTCACAGTAGCCCAGTAACCAGTAAACAATCATTTCCACAAagaaaatcctttaaaaacaCAGACCCTCCACCACACTATTCATCATCTGCAATACCTACACACAGTCCTGAGCATAGTGCTGAGGATGTGTATACAAACAATATCCCTTCTACCGACACAGAGACAATGTATTCTGCGCCACAGGGCCTTCTTCATGCGTTGGATAATGCTCGGCCAGAACAACATATAGATGGGTTAGACTGTGACTTACCCAACATATCCCAAGAGATATCTTCAAGCCATATTGGGGCAGAGACTCCTAGAGAAGAAAATTCCCAGTTTACCTCCACCCCTTTGAAGAATGGGTCTGTCCGTTCCTTGGCGCTAATGCCTACAATCCACAGCCATGATTTAGTTCTGCCAACCTCTTCTAATAATGGTGAAATTAAAGAAGGAAACTTTACTGGATGCTGTCATCACCAAGATGGCTCCAGACTCT ATATTCAGTTTGAAGTGCATTCTGTCCTCTCAGATGGCTCGCCTTTATTCAATGTTTGGGTAACCAAGGATTTGATGCAGAGCCAGAGAGAAGCGATAGCTAGAACACAGCTTCTGCTCTCCAGTCTGGCAAGTTCTTCGCAATCATTGCTAGAGCAGTCTGAACGAAGTCTTGGAGAG CTGATCCGCAGCAGTGCTGAAGCTGGACACTGCACCGAGATCCAAGATCTGCAAACACTAGGCGCCTGTGATGGCGAGTATGACCAGCACTATGAGACGCTCTACCCTCTCGGAAAAGGAGCATTTGGCTTTGTATGGTCAGCTAAGCACAGGGAAGATGCAAAGGAG GTTGTAGTAAAATTTATTCGCAAAGATCGAGTGCTTGATGACTGCTGGGTGCAGGATTCTGAATTTGGAAGAGTAACACAGGAGATTTCTATTTTGTCCAGGTTACAGCACCCCAATATTATCAAG GTTCTGGGGGTGTTTGAGAATGAGACCTTCTTTCAACTAGTAATGGAACTGCATGGAGATGCTCTTGACCTCTTTGACTTTATTGATAATCAGCCAAATTTGGACGAACCTCTTGCCAGCTATATCTTTCGACAg TTGGTATCAGCAGTGGGATACCTACACAGTCACTATATTTTGCATCGGGACATTAAGGATGAGAATATTATCATTGCTCCTGACTTCACTATAAAGCTGGTTGACTTTGGCTCTGCAGCTCGTTTACAGCCTGGAAAGCTGTTTTCTACCTTTTGTGGTACCACAGAATACTGTGCACCAGAGGTGCTACTCGGCAATCC GTATCCTGGCCCAGAGCTAGAATTGTGGTCTTTGGGAGTGACTCTTTATACCCTCATTTATGGTGAGAATCCTTTCTGTGAAGTAGAAGAGATCTTGGAGGCAGAACTGAACCCTCCATTTGCTGTATCCCAAG AATTGCAAGACCTCATTTCTGGTCTTCTTCATCGTGATCCTGAGATGCGTATGACTCTTGATGAGCTCCTTAGGGACCTTTGGGTGACACAGCCTGTAAACCTAGCTGAATATACCTGGGAGGAAGTATACCCACCTGCTAGCTCCCAGAAAG ATGAAGGATTGGAACAGTTTCCGGTTAGCTACAGCACTGAATGGAACGGAGACTTTGGGAGTCGAAAAGACTGA
- the MTERF4 gene encoding transcription termination factor 4, mitochondrial → MVSLCLRTRLIISRPSLCLRQIFSVPVARQELLDLGFSETQAEKILSKKCTAHSTSAIKELFFIGLNHKTILRIIEEKPQLLRTTAKEVRDKADTLRSLGLGEGSLQSSLSRCPSLLSLPRSHLLASAQCLKTRCQFSSQQVLKILHTSPEALTQDPNHLEELFQYVYFRMGGKHGDMLSSGVFQKSLNEVKVRHLFLERLGRFLPPNKNGQCPPSNPKIKEVVQLSEEDFLSRIARSSSEEYDIFQKILEREERESAEVMEKEQNTDDSDNDDSDDKVSEREDDSDDDDYTDNVKGDQSKYKNYRNK, encoded by the exons ATG GTATCTCTATGTCTCAGAACCCGGCTTATTATCAGTCGGCCCAGCTTATGCTTGAGACAGATATTCAGTGTTCCGGTGGCCAGGCAAGAGCTCTTAGATCTCGGCTTCTCAGAGACACAAGCTGAAAAGATCCTGTCCAAGAAATGCACTGCACACAGCACTTCAGCCATCAAGGAGCTGTTTTTTATAGGACTCAACCACAAAACTATACTGAGAATTATTGAGGAGAAGCCCCAGCTTCTGAGGACAACAGCCAAGGAAGTCAGGGACAAGGCTGACACTCTGAGGAGCCTGGGACTGGGTGAAG GTTCTCTTCAGAGCTCTCTGAGTAGATGTCCCTCCTTACTCTCCTTACCTCGCTCCCATCTGTTAGCCTCGGCCCAGTGCCTTAAGACCCGATGTCAGTTCTCATCTCAACAAGTACTGAAAATCCTTCACACCTCTCCAGAAGCCCTAACCCAAGACCCCAACCATCTAGAGGAGCTATTCCAG tatgtatatttcCGTATGGGTGGGAAACATGGCGACATGCTTTCCTCAGGAGTTTTCCAAAAATCCCTAAATGAGGTTAAAGTTCGGCATTTGTTTCTGGAGCGTCTGGGCAGATTCCTGCCACCTAACAAAAATGGCCAATGCCCTCCTTCCAACCCGAAAATCAAGGAAGTTGTGCAGCTGTCTGAGGAGGACTTCTTATCACGAATTGCTCGCTCTTCATCTGAAGAATATGACATTTTCCAGAAGATTCTAGAACGTGAGGAAAGGGAAAGTGCAGAGGTAATGGAAAAGGAGCAAAATACGGATGATTCAGATAATGATGATTCAGATGATAAAGTTTCAGAGAGAGAAGATGATTCAGATGATGACGATTATACGGACAATGTTAAAGGTGATCAATCAAAGTACAAAAATTATaggaataaatag